One Nocardioides luti DNA window includes the following coding sequences:
- the dusB gene encoding tRNA dihydrouridine synthase DusB, protein MPVPSSLTLGSLVVDTPVVLAPMAGITNAAYRRLCAEQGAGLYVCEMITSRGLVERDAHTQDMLVFDELETTRSVQLYGTDPVYVGKATEILCAEYGVAHIDLNFGCPVPKVTRKGGGGALPWKRGLLAEILEEAVAAATPYDVPVTIKTRKGLDDDHLTYLDAGRIAQETGVAAIALHGRTVVQAYSGAADWDAIGALVEHVDIPVLGNGDIWEAADALRMVEQTGAAGVVVGRGCLGRPWLFRDLAAAFAGESVATLPTLGEVRDVMRRHAELLCQHMGEERGCKEFRKHVSWYLKGFAAGGTLRRALALVTSLAEVDALLAELDPAEPFPVLELGTPRGRQGSPRARVALPDGWLDDTDGSGAHLQEDATEVTGG, encoded by the coding sequence ATGCCCGTGCCCTCCTCGCTGACCCTCGGGTCGCTGGTCGTCGACACCCCCGTGGTGCTCGCGCCGATGGCGGGCATCACCAACGCGGCGTACCGCCGGCTCTGCGCCGAGCAGGGCGCCGGGCTCTACGTCTGCGAGATGATCACCTCGCGCGGCCTGGTCGAGCGCGACGCGCACACGCAGGACATGCTCGTCTTCGACGAGCTGGAGACCACCCGCTCGGTGCAGCTCTACGGCACCGACCCGGTCTACGTCGGCAAGGCGACCGAGATCCTCTGCGCCGAGTACGGCGTCGCGCACATCGACCTGAACTTCGGCTGCCCCGTCCCCAAGGTGACGCGCAAGGGCGGCGGCGGCGCGCTGCCGTGGAAGCGCGGCCTGCTGGCCGAGATCCTCGAGGAGGCCGTCGCCGCGGCGACGCCGTACGACGTGCCCGTCACGATCAAGACCCGCAAGGGCCTCGACGACGACCACCTGACCTACCTCGACGCCGGCCGGATCGCCCAGGAGACCGGGGTCGCCGCGATCGCGCTGCACGGCCGCACGGTCGTGCAGGCCTACTCCGGTGCCGCCGACTGGGACGCGATCGGCGCCCTCGTCGAGCACGTCGACATCCCCGTGCTGGGCAACGGCGACATCTGGGAGGCGGCCGACGCGCTGCGAATGGTCGAGCAGACCGGGGCCGCGGGCGTGGTCGTGGGCCGCGGCTGCCTGGGCCGGCCGTGGCTGTTCCGCGACCTCGCGGCCGCGTTCGCCGGCGAGAGCGTCGCGACCCTGCCGACCCTGGGCGAGGTCCGCGACGTGATGCGCCGCCACGCCGAGCTGCTGTGCCAGCACATGGGGGAGGAGCGGGGCTGCAAGGAGTTCCGCAAGCACGTGTCGTGGTACCTCAAGGGCTTCGCCGCCGGCGGCACCCTGCGCCGCGCGCTCGCCCTGGTGACGTCGCTCGCGGAGGTCGACGCGCTCCTCGCGGAGCTGGACCCGGCCGAGCCGTTCCCCGTGCTCGAGCTGGGCACCCCGCGCGGCCGGCAGGGCTCGCCGCGGGCCCGCGTCGCGCTCCCCGACGGGTGGCTCGACGACACCGACGGCAGCGGCGCGCACCTGCAGGAGGACGCCACCGAGGTCACCGGCGGCTGA
- a CDS encoding SH3 domain-containing protein: MAHQSHKRDTNARSKPKAALVAGPLAFLATASVVTIGVLTSAPVVHDVVATESATADISGREVVSRSTSRLDLQDKRAFQKAFDANMSRTATLKAVRGADTRLWTTTLLNLWSGPGKDASKVGEIKASKKVLVTGRKAAERVELVIDGKSRWVTAGYLAEDKPEPAAAATGATAGLSTAPCPDSSTESGLTSSAVMVYRAVCHAFPQITTYGGYDAHGEHASGKAIDIMNSDVELGNAIAAFLQAHASELHLYDIIWRQHIWTPERSSEGWRYMPSRGSATADHYDHVHVSVY, encoded by the coding sequence GTGGCGCACCAAAGCCACAAGCGGGACACCAATGCCCGCTCCAAGCCCAAGGCCGCCCTCGTGGCCGGCCCCCTCGCCTTCCTGGCGACCGCATCGGTCGTCACGATCGGCGTCCTGACCAGCGCGCCGGTCGTCCACGACGTCGTCGCCACCGAGAGCGCGACCGCCGACATCAGCGGCCGCGAGGTCGTGTCCCGCTCGACGTCCCGCCTGGACCTCCAGGACAAGCGGGCCTTCCAGAAGGCCTTCGACGCGAACATGTCCCGCACGGCCACCCTGAAGGCCGTCCGCGGGGCCGACACCCGCCTGTGGACCACCACGCTGCTCAACCTGTGGAGCGGTCCCGGCAAGGACGCCTCCAAGGTCGGCGAGATCAAGGCCTCGAAGAAGGTCCTCGTCACCGGCCGCAAGGCCGCCGAGCGCGTCGAGCTCGTCATCGACGGCAAGTCCCGCTGGGTGACCGCGGGCTACCTCGCCGAGGACAAGCCGGAGCCGGCTGCTGCCGCGACGGGCGCCACCGCCGGCCTGTCCACCGCCCCGTGCCCGGACAGCAGCACCGAGAGCGGCCTCACGTCGAGCGCCGTCATGGTCTACCGCGCCGTGTGCCACGCCTTCCCGCAGATCACGACGTACGGCGGCTACGACGCCCACGGCGAGCACGCCTCGGGCAAGGCCATCGACATCATGAACAGCGACGTCGAGCTCGGCAACGCGATCGCGGCGTTCCTGCAGGCGCACGCCTCGGAGCTGCACCTCTACGACATCATCTGGCGCCAGCACATCTGGACGCCGGAGCGGTCGAGCGAGGGCTGGCGCTACATGCCCTCGCGCGGGTCGGCCACGGCCGACCACTACGACCACGTGCACGTCTCCGTCTACTGA
- a CDS encoding PASTA domain-containing protein — translation MSDHELADLLERSADRVSVSQPPLADIRNAACRTRRRRAALGGVVAVAAVAAVIGGAALAPSRSTDPGQRDPRPPAAAGNGDPAPPGTRLVGIGRTAIAVPEDWGTNQVQCGAATRPTVVIDMPVRPACGLSSPRLFDSVWIEPGVNRSLFVPVEDVEIDGVTARRDEVSCDATGVGRGRLCTGTVYLPSEDASYQAQATSAPRVREILSWIRVLANGVAVPGFAGFDLDHQDADAGAHYRAALEDAGLRVEVTTEPRPGAKAGYVLDVEPAPGTVLAPGDVVRMTEVADPRGPADEVSIEVNSLGPGDNMDYRGRTDQQIRAGTTLRVDLGATVWVFGQGSRIGTLTGTLAGSSLVPDDAPGPNRGRIWRAMARGTTTLLISIVADGQPVRLGSVTVVVR, via the coding sequence ATGAGCGATCACGAGCTCGCCGACCTGCTCGAGCGGTCCGCCGACCGTGTCAGCGTGAGCCAGCCTCCACTGGCCGACATCAGGAACGCAGCGTGCCGCACGCGGCGTCGCCGGGCGGCGCTGGGCGGCGTCGTGGCCGTCGCGGCCGTGGCGGCGGTGATCGGCGGCGCCGCGCTCGCCCCCTCGCGGTCGACGGACCCCGGCCAGCGAGATCCACGCCCCCCGGCCGCTGCGGGCAACGGCGATCCGGCGCCGCCCGGCACCCGACTGGTGGGCATCGGGCGCACGGCGATCGCCGTGCCCGAGGACTGGGGAACGAATCAGGTCCAGTGCGGTGCCGCCACGCGCCCGACCGTGGTCATCGACATGCCGGTCCGACCGGCCTGTGGCCTGAGCAGCCCGCGGCTGTTCGACAGCGTGTGGATCGAGCCTGGCGTGAACCGATCCCTGTTTGTCCCCGTCGAGGACGTCGAGATCGACGGCGTGACGGCCCGACGCGACGAGGTCTCGTGTGATGCGACGGGCGTTGGCCGGGGCCGGCTGTGCACCGGGACCGTCTACCTCCCCTCGGAAGACGCCTCCTACCAGGCACAAGCGACGTCGGCGCCGCGGGTCCGCGAGATCCTGTCGTGGATCCGGGTCCTCGCGAACGGGGTCGCGGTGCCCGGTTTCGCAGGATTCGACCTGGACCACCAGGACGCGGACGCCGGGGCGCACTACCGCGCCGCCTTGGAGGACGCCGGTCTCCGGGTCGAGGTCACCACGGAGCCCCGCCCCGGAGCGAAGGCGGGCTACGTGCTGGACGTCGAGCCCGCTCCCGGCACCGTGCTCGCACCCGGCGACGTCGTGCGGATGACCGAGGTCGCGGATCCCCGAGGTCCGGCCGACGAGGTCAGCATCGAGGTCAACTCGCTCGGGCCGGGCGACAACATGGATTACCGGGGTCGCACCGACCAGCAGATCCGGGCCGGCACGACGTTGCGCGTCGACCTCGGCGCGACGGTCTGGGTGTTCGGTCAGGGCAGCCGGATCGGCACGCTGACCGGCACCCTCGCCGGAAGCTCCCTCGTGCCGGACGACGCACCGGGGCCCAACCGTGGCCGGATCTGGCGCGCCATGGCTCGCGGGACCACCACGCTCCTGATCAGCATCGTCGCCGACGGTCAGCCGGTCCGGCTGGGCTCCGTCACCGTGGTGGTCCGCTGA
- a CDS encoding SigE family RNA polymerase sigma factor — MDGDGRDAEFSEYVAARWPRLVRSAVLLGCSPVEAEDVVQVALTRCLVSWSRVRRADDRDAYVHRVLINTFTSTRRRHWTREHPVADVPDRQHVDDTAAYDDADAVSRSLKRLTPEHRTVVVLRYYSHLTERQMATVLGIRPGTVKSRLSRAMRLLADDPQLSDLRGAR; from the coding sequence GTGGACGGGGACGGTCGGGACGCCGAGTTCAGCGAGTACGTCGCGGCGCGCTGGCCCCGACTCGTGCGATCCGCCGTGCTCCTCGGCTGCTCGCCCGTCGAGGCGGAGGACGTGGTCCAGGTTGCCCTGACCCGGTGCCTCGTGAGCTGGTCCCGGGTCCGCCGCGCCGACGACCGCGACGCCTACGTCCACCGGGTGCTCATCAACACCTTCACCTCCACCCGTCGCCGCCACTGGACACGCGAGCACCCGGTCGCCGACGTGCCCGACCGGCAGCACGTCGACGACACAGCGGCGTACGACGACGCCGACGCGGTCTCCCGGTCCTTGAAGCGGCTGACCCCCGAGCACCGCACCGTGGTCGTGCTCCGGTACTACTCCCACCTCACCGAACGGCAGATGGCCACCGTGCTCGGCATCCGTCCCGGCACGGTCAAGTCCCGCCTCTCGCGAGCGATGAGGCTCCTGGCCGACGATCCCCAGCTCTCCGACCTGCGAGGTGCACGATGA
- a CDS encoding deoxyguanosinetriphosphate triphosphohydrolase, with the protein MDSLDLYDASARERLVDEPPKRVVAPERTPFERDRARVVHAAASRRLAAKTQVVGPQSDDFVRNRLTHSLEVAQVARDLSRALGCHPDIAETAALAHDMGHPPFGHNGERVLAELSEGCGGFEGNAQTLRLLTRLEAKSLDADGRSVGLNLTRATLDACTKYPWLRTHAEEPQGVHADGSPRVIRKFGVYDDDKPVFDWLRSGIEGTRQCFEAQVMDLADDVAYSVHDIEDGVVVGRIDLTTLDRAGVWATVRDWYLPGVPDAALDAALDGMQAVESWPTTPYDGSRRSLAALKNLTSDLIGRFCASAQHATFAAAEGPFARYAADVVVPEQARHEMAVLKGIAAHYVMQADDRVELMVRQRELLAELVALLAHRGPEALERPFADDWHACADDPARLRVVIDQVASLTDASAVSLHARLLSSRA; encoded by the coding sequence ATGGACTCCCTGGACCTGTACGACGCCTCCGCACGCGAGCGCCTCGTGGACGAGCCGCCCAAGCGGGTGGTCGCCCCCGAGCGCACGCCGTTCGAGCGTGACCGCGCCCGCGTGGTGCACGCCGCGGCGTCGCGCCGGCTGGCGGCCAAGACCCAGGTGGTCGGGCCGCAGAGCGACGACTTCGTGCGCAACCGGCTGACCCACAGCCTCGAGGTGGCGCAGGTGGCCCGCGACCTCTCGCGCGCGCTGGGCTGCCACCCGGACATCGCCGAGACGGCCGCGTTGGCCCACGACATGGGCCACCCGCCGTTCGGCCACAACGGGGAGCGGGTGCTGGCCGAGCTCAGCGAGGGCTGCGGCGGCTTCGAGGGCAACGCCCAGACGCTGCGCCTGCTGACCCGGCTCGAGGCCAAGTCGCTCGACGCGGACGGCCGCTCGGTGGGGCTCAACCTCACCCGGGCGACGCTGGATGCCTGCACGAAGTACCCCTGGCTCCGCACCCACGCCGAGGAGCCCCAGGGCGTGCACGCCGACGGCTCCCCGCGGGTGATCCGCAAGTTCGGCGTCTACGACGACGACAAGCCGGTCTTCGACTGGCTGCGGTCCGGCATCGAGGGCACCCGCCAGTGCTTCGAGGCGCAGGTGATGGACCTCGCCGACGACGTCGCCTACTCCGTCCACGACATCGAGGACGGCGTCGTCGTGGGGCGCATCGACCTCACGACCCTCGACCGCGCGGGGGTCTGGGCGACCGTGCGCGACTGGTACCTCCCCGGCGTCCCGGACGCGGCCCTCGACGCCGCGCTGGACGGCATGCAGGCGGTCGAGAGCTGGCCGACCACGCCGTACGACGGCAGCCGGCGCAGCCTGGCCGCCCTCAAGAACCTCACGAGCGACCTGATCGGCCGGTTCTGCGCCTCGGCCCAGCACGCGACGTTCGCGGCGGCCGAGGGCCCCTTCGCGCGGTACGCCGCCGACGTGGTCGTGCCCGAGCAGGCGCGGCACGAGATGGCGGTGCTCAAGGGGATCGCCGCGCACTACGTCATGCAGGCCGACGACCGCGTCGAGCTGATGGTCCGCCAGCGCGAGCTGCTCGCGGAGCTGGTCGCGCTGCTGGCCCACCGGGGGCCCGAGGCGCTCGAGCGGCCGTTCGCCGACGACTGGCACGCCTGCGCCGACGACCCCGCCCGGCTGCGGGTCGTGATCGACCAGGTCGCGTCCCTGACCGATGCCAGTGCGGTGTCGCTGCACGCCCGTCTCCTATCGTCGAGGGCGTGA
- a CDS encoding NAD(P)-dependent oxidoreductase — translation MTSPLVWLPFDPELLGDPPSGLRYEVVDPTEHVPDSVGDVAFYVTPYRLGSAVGDVLPRMTGLEVVQTLTAGVDSVRAHVPDGVALCNGRGIHDTSTAELALTLVLSSLRGIPDFVRAQGRASWEPAWRPALADKRVLLVGYGAIGEAIEARLRPFEVEVVRVARSAREGVHPIGDLPSLLPDADVVILIVPLTDETRGLVDADFLARMKDDALLVNVARGAVVDTDALVAALHAGTVFAALDVFDTEPLPPDSPLWQAPGVLISPHVGGASSAMWPRAHRLVRDQLHRFAAGEPLANVMSGEY, via the coding sequence GTGACCTCACCTCTCGTCTGGCTCCCGTTCGACCCCGAGCTGCTCGGGGACCCGCCGAGCGGGCTGCGCTACGAGGTGGTCGACCCCACCGAGCACGTCCCGGACTCGGTCGGCGACGTGGCGTTCTACGTGACGCCGTACCGCCTGGGCAGCGCGGTCGGCGACGTCCTCCCGCGGATGACGGGCCTGGAGGTCGTGCAGACGCTGACCGCCGGCGTCGACAGCGTCCGCGCGCACGTCCCCGACGGCGTCGCGCTCTGCAACGGGCGCGGCATCCACGACACGTCGACCGCCGAGCTCGCGCTCACCCTGGTGCTGTCGTCTCTGCGCGGCATCCCGGACTTCGTCCGTGCCCAGGGCCGCGCGTCCTGGGAGCCGGCGTGGCGCCCCGCGCTCGCCGACAAGCGGGTGCTGCTGGTCGGGTACGGCGCCATCGGCGAGGCGATCGAGGCGCGGCTGCGCCCCTTCGAGGTCGAGGTCGTCCGTGTCGCCCGGTCGGCGCGTGAGGGCGTCCACCCGATCGGCGACCTGCCCTCGCTGCTGCCCGACGCCGACGTCGTGATCCTGATCGTGCCGCTCACGGACGAGACCCGCGGGCTCGTCGACGCCGACTTCCTGGCCCGGATGAAGGACGACGCCCTGCTGGTCAACGTCGCCCGCGGCGCCGTCGTCGACACCGACGCCCTCGTGGCCGCGCTGCACGCAGGCACCGTCTTCGCAGCCCTCGACGTCTTCGACACCGAGCCCCTCCCGCCGGACAGCCCTCTGTGGCAGGCCCCCGGCGTCCTCATCTCCCCGCACGTCGGTGGCGCCAGCAGCGCCATGTGGCCCCGCGCCCACCGGCTCGTCCGCGACCAGCTGCACCGGTTCGCCGCAGGCGAGCCGCTCGCGAACGTGATGTCGGGGGAGTACTGA
- the dnaG gene encoding DNA primase has product MLKWFPNSHTSSSGPNLLVHDLPRFFKELPAADESVSYLYGWLAGYFAADGCVAADGTVILNSANRADLEFVRHVCTRLGIATYGITTQVREGFPGREPSELHRVHFVNEDLTESFFLLDAHRDRFVSATKQYARRGWVVQSVESTDRVEEVYCAEVEDGHAFTLEDNILTGNCFGCQKGGDVINFLMEIDALNFGEAVERLADKYGVQLRREEGDVPDNRPKGPARQRLIEAHREAQEFYAGQLATPDAIVARQFLAERGFDQAAADTFGIGFAPRDGEALFKHLRAKAFSQEELVVGGLVAVGRSAYDRFRGRLLWPIRDASGDTIGFGARRIFDDDRIDAKYLNTSETPIYKKSQVLYGIDLARREIARSSQAVIVEGYTDVMACHLAGVGTAVATCGTAFGDEHSRVLRRFLNDHEEFRGEVIFTFDGDAAGQKAALRAFGGDQNFVSQTYVAVEPTGMDPCDLRIKSGDASVRELVARRVPLYRFVLANIVSKYDLDRADGRIDALREAARLVSSIRDKSKVDAFSRELAGMIGVDMEEARAEVRRAANRPAPRPDQRDQRDHRRQAPGQGEPEQPPAPSRNPVPDLRDPRFSMERETLKLVLQHPMAIGRTTAEVGVNDFTHPIYRGVWELVEKAGGPARGAGDPGWATTLRAGATDPAVSSAISALGVEPLRTAKEPDAAYVALHVFKLLELTTLRRITEVKSRLQRTNPVENATEYNRMFGELAALEQHRRKLRERTIGTTE; this is encoded by the coding sequence ATGCTGAAGTGGTTCCCCAACAGCCACACCTCGTCGTCGGGACCGAACCTCCTCGTGCACGATCTGCCCCGGTTCTTCAAGGAGCTCCCGGCTGCCGACGAGTCGGTGTCGTACTTGTACGGCTGGCTCGCCGGCTACTTCGCTGCTGACGGTTGCGTCGCGGCTGACGGCACCGTGATCCTGAACTCGGCGAACCGAGCGGACCTCGAGTTCGTCCGACACGTGTGCACACGCCTGGGGATCGCGACCTACGGCATCACCACGCAGGTGCGCGAGGGGTTCCCGGGTCGAGAGCCCTCCGAGCTGCACCGGGTGCACTTCGTCAACGAGGACCTGACCGAGTCGTTCTTCCTGCTCGATGCGCACCGGGACCGGTTCGTGTCGGCGACCAAGCAGTACGCGCGACGCGGCTGGGTCGTGCAGTCCGTCGAGAGCACGGACCGAGTTGAGGAGGTGTACTGCGCGGAGGTCGAGGACGGTCACGCCTTCACGCTCGAGGACAACATCCTCACCGGGAACTGTTTCGGCTGCCAGAAGGGCGGCGACGTCATCAACTTCCTGATGGAGATCGACGCCCTCAACTTCGGTGAGGCCGTCGAGCGGCTCGCCGACAAGTACGGCGTCCAGCTCCGGCGCGAGGAGGGCGACGTCCCGGACAACCGGCCCAAGGGGCCGGCGCGCCAGCGGCTGATCGAGGCGCACCGCGAGGCGCAGGAGTTCTACGCCGGGCAGCTGGCCACCCCGGACGCGATCGTCGCGCGGCAGTTCCTCGCCGAGCGCGGCTTCGACCAGGCCGCGGCGGACACGTTCGGCATCGGCTTCGCCCCGAGGGACGGCGAGGCGCTGTTCAAGCACCTGCGCGCCAAGGCGTTCAGCCAGGAGGAGCTCGTGGTCGGCGGGCTCGTCGCGGTCGGCCGCTCGGCGTACGACCGCTTCCGCGGCCGCCTGCTCTGGCCGATCCGCGACGCGAGCGGCGACACCATCGGCTTCGGCGCGCGGCGGATCTTCGACGACGACCGCATCGACGCGAAGTACCTCAACACCTCCGAGACGCCGATCTACAAGAAGAGCCAGGTCCTCTACGGCATCGACCTGGCCCGCCGCGAGATCGCCCGCTCGTCGCAGGCGGTCATCGTCGAGGGCTACACCGACGTGATGGCCTGCCACCTCGCCGGCGTCGGCACGGCCGTCGCGACCTGCGGCACCGCCTTCGGCGACGAGCACTCGCGCGTCCTGCGCCGCTTCCTCAACGACCACGAGGAGTTCCGCGGCGAGGTGATCTTCACTTTCGACGGCGACGCCGCCGGACAGAAGGCCGCGCTGCGCGCCTTCGGCGGCGACCAGAACTTCGTGTCCCAGACGTACGTCGCCGTCGAGCCGACCGGCATGGACCCCTGCGACCTGCGCATCAAGAGCGGCGACGCGTCCGTGCGGGAGCTGGTCGCGCGCCGGGTCCCGCTCTACCGCTTCGTCCTCGCCAACATCGTGAGCAAGTACGACCTCGACCGCGCCGACGGCCGCATCGACGCCCTCCGCGAGGCCGCCCGGCTGGTCTCGAGCATCCGCGACAAGTCCAAGGTCGACGCGTTCTCCCGCGAGCTCGCCGGGATGATCGGGGTCGACATGGAGGAGGCCCGCGCGGAGGTACGCCGGGCCGCCAACCGCCCCGCGCCGCGACCCGACCAGCGCGACCAGCGCGACCACCGGCGTCAGGCCCCGGGCCAGGGCGAGCCCGAGCAGCCACCCGCCCCGTCGCGCAACCCCGTGCCGGACCTGCGCGACCCGCGCTTCAGCATGGAGCGCGAGACGCTCAAGCTGGTGCTGCAGCACCCGATGGCGATCGGGCGGACGACGGCCGAGGTGGGGGTCAACGACTTCACGCACCCGATCTACCGCGGCGTCTGGGAGCTGGTCGAGAAGGCCGGCGGCCCCGCCCGCGGCGCCGGCGACCCCGGCTGGGCGACAACGCTGCGGGCCGGTGCGACCGACCCGGCGGTCTCCTCGGCGATCAGCGCGCTCGGCGTCGAGCCGCTGCGGACCGCCAAGGAGCCGGATGCGGCGTACGTCGCGCTCCACGTCTTCAAGCTGCTCGAGCTCACCACCCTGCGCCGCATCACCGAGGTGAAGTCGCGCCTGCAGCGCACCAACCCGGTCGAGAACGCCACCGAGTACAACCGCATGTTCGGCGAGCTCGCGGCCCTTGAGCAGCACCGCCGCAAGCTGCGCGAGCGCACGATCGGGACCACGGAGTGA
- a CDS encoding tannase/feruloyl esterase family alpha/beta hydrolase, whose protein sequence is MLTRTLATAGLLVGSLLVATPVGAAPAPTAATPSVAVAAQAGHCARQGRIDVPRAPMQKADCLDDLTTAGTSTNGHTDQSDWASLNAPGTDNPTGVPGIQVDGYFPDSSTSNTRNGWNHDSQFVIRLPDKWNGKIVVSGAPGTRSQYAGDFIFSDWVLAQGYAYASTDKGNGGTSFYDDGGKPGDSIAEWNHRVTQLTRATKKVAAQRYGHAPRRTYLFGISNGGYLVRWQLENRPGLYDGGVDWEGTLYQEQSPNLLTYLPVALRNYPAYAATGDQAAHDRMIRAGFAKGSEFTWDYHYGVYWDLTQRVYREELDPSYDGDTKAGTPFCPSGTPSCDADYHYAKRPVAHRALAKVALTGDIRRPMLTVHGTIDALLPIATDSDVYDRKIKRQGRGALHRYYRIVGGTHVDGLNGEFGDRVRPILPCARAAFTRMVKWVERDVRPPASRTVPRAPEPYDETNRCSLR, encoded by the coding sequence ATGCTCACTCGGACCCTCGCCACCGCCGGGCTGCTCGTCGGCTCGCTGCTCGTGGCCACGCCTGTCGGCGCCGCACCCGCTCCCACCGCCGCGACGCCCTCGGTGGCTGTTGCCGCGCAGGCCGGCCACTGCGCGCGCCAGGGCCGCATCGACGTCCCCCGGGCGCCGATGCAGAAGGCCGACTGCCTCGACGACCTGACCACGGCCGGGACGTCGACCAACGGGCACACCGACCAGTCCGACTGGGCCTCGCTGAACGCCCCCGGCACCGACAACCCCACCGGGGTGCCGGGCATCCAGGTCGACGGCTACTTCCCCGACTCCTCCACCTCCAACACCCGCAACGGGTGGAACCACGACAGCCAGTTCGTGATCCGGCTGCCCGACAAGTGGAACGGCAAGATCGTCGTCAGCGGCGCGCCCGGCACCCGCTCGCAGTACGCCGGGGACTTCATCTTCAGCGACTGGGTGCTCGCCCAGGGCTACGCCTACGCCAGCACGGACAAGGGCAACGGCGGGACGTCCTTCTACGACGACGGCGGCAAGCCGGGCGACTCGATCGCGGAGTGGAACCACCGCGTCACGCAGCTGACGCGGGCGACCAAGAAGGTCGCGGCGCAGCGCTACGGCCACGCCCCCCGTCGTACCTATCTCTTCGGGATCTCCAACGGCGGCTACCTCGTGCGCTGGCAGCTCGAGAACCGGCCCGGCCTCTACGACGGCGGGGTCGACTGGGAGGGCACGCTCTACCAGGAGCAGTCGCCGAACCTGCTGACCTACCTGCCCGTCGCGCTGCGCAACTACCCGGCGTACGCCGCCACCGGCGACCAGGCCGCGCACGACCGGATGATCAGGGCCGGGTTCGCGAAGGGTTCGGAGTTCACCTGGGACTACCACTACGGCGTCTACTGGGACCTGACGCAGCGGGTCTACCGCGAGGAGCTCGACCCGTCGTACGACGGCGACACCAAGGCCGGCACGCCGTTCTGCCCGAGCGGCACGCCGAGCTGCGACGCGGACTACCACTACGCGAAGCGGCCGGTCGCGCACCGGGCGCTGGCGAAGGTGGCGCTGACCGGTGACATCCGCCGGCCGATGCTGACCGTGCACGGCACCATCGACGCACTGCTGCCGATCGCGACCGACTCCGACGTCTACGACCGCAAGATCAAGCGCCAGGGTCGCGGGGCGCTGCACCGCTACTACCGGATCGTCGGCGGCACCCACGTCGACGGGCTGAACGGCGAGTTCGGCGACCGGGTCCGCCCGATCCTGCCGTGCGCCCGCGCCGCGTTCACGCGGATGGTGAAGTGGGTCGAGCGCGACGTGCGGCCGCCCGCGAGCCGGACAGTCCCGCGCGCGCCGGAGCCCTACGACGAGACGAACCGCTGCTCGCTGCGCTGA
- a CDS encoding GNAT family N-acetyltransferase: MTDLVTIDPHDEQALLAWFEAEQASIDHDRPRPISRTWGALAGSARTPSPYIRRELVAAVEGDEVVGVAELELPLRDNPHLAEVSVHVVPAHRRRGIGRLLFDEVDRRRRAAGRTTLLGELLLPDPRERPAVEVAGEVAAGMAFSTALGFTSVHEEEHLAMPLPADRVRADALRRATPGYEILTWRSRCPDELRAAYCRMRTQMAQDVPLGDVALVPTVMDEERLRTEEERMAPLYHQVVAAARRTTDGEMAGYSLLFLPRDSLDALQDDTLVMPAHRGHGLGMQLKLATLDVLRAEHPDRRLLHTWTDPTNTAMYRTNAAFGYTTAEILHEMQRQDAG, encoded by the coding sequence ATGACGGACCTGGTCACCATCGATCCGCACGACGAGCAGGCCCTGCTGGCCTGGTTCGAGGCCGAGCAGGCCTCGATCGACCACGACCGGCCGCGGCCGATCAGTCGCACCTGGGGCGCCCTGGCCGGGTCGGCGCGGACGCCGAGCCCGTACATCCGGCGTGAGCTGGTCGCGGCGGTCGAGGGCGACGAGGTGGTCGGCGTCGCGGAGCTCGAGCTGCCGCTGCGCGACAACCCGCACCTGGCCGAGGTGTCGGTCCACGTGGTGCCGGCTCACCGGCGCCGGGGGATCGGCCGGCTGCTCTTCGACGAGGTCGACCGCCGCCGACGCGCGGCCGGTCGGACCACGCTGCTCGGCGAGCTGCTGCTGCCGGACCCCCGAGAACGGCCGGCCGTGGAGGTCGCCGGGGAGGTGGCAGCCGGGATGGCGTTCAGCACCGCCCTCGGCTTCACCAGCGTGCACGAGGAGGAGCACCTCGCGATGCCGCTGCCGGCCGACCGGGTCCGTGCGGACGCGCTGCGCCGCGCGACGCCGGGCTACGAGATCCTCACGTGGCGCTCGCGCTGCCCGGACGAGCTCCGGGCGGCGTACTGCCGGATGCGCACGCAGATGGCGCAGGACGTCCCGCTCGGCGACGTGGCCCTCGTGCCGACCGTCATGGACGAGGAGCGGCTGCGCACCGAGGAGGAGCGGATGGCCCCGCTCTACCACCAGGTCGTCGCGGCGGCGCGACGGACGACGGACGGGGAGATGGCCGGCTACTCGCTGCTGTTCCTGCCGCGCGACAGCCTCGACGCGCTCCAGGACGACACCCTCGTGATGCCCGCGCACCGCGGGCACGGGCTGGGGATGCAGCTCAAGCTCGCCACCCTCGACGTCCTCCGCGCCGAGCACCCGGACCGGCGGCTCCTGCACACGTGGACCGACCCGACGAACACCGCGATGTACCGCACCAACGCCGCCTTCGGCTACACGACCGCCGAGATCCTGCACGAGATGCAGCGCCAGGACGCCGGGTGA